A window of Dehalococcoidales bacterium genomic DNA:
CCCAGGTCAAGGACACGTCGCGCGCCATTCTTATGGAACAGCCGGTGAAGAGATTCTACGTCCTCGTGGGGTATCTTGCGGTCTTGATGAGCAGGGCTTTGCCTGTAAATGTGTTCCCAGCCGCTGGTTTCTTTTGCCATATCGACCGGCTACCGGCCTTTGTACACTGCTTTTCGCTTCTCGCGAAAAGCGGCGACACCTTCCCGGTGGTCTTCGGAGCCGAGGGTGATTGTCTCACAGGCGGCGGCGATACCGAGTGCGGTC
This region includes:
- a CDS encoding enoyl-CoA hydratase-related protein — encoded protein: LEKETMVLAARIADGPPLAMRLAKMQVYKGLNMEFETALGIAAACETITLGSEDHREGVAAFREKRKAVYKGR